The Deltaproteobacteria bacterium genome window below encodes:
- a CDS encoding TldD/PmbA family protein — translation MLTDGFDPGRVLRTALASGGEFAEIYAEETLNTSIVCEEEKIEKVVSGRERGCGVRVIAGLKTFYAFTDDLTEEGLVETARVVAAAVRSGEQAGELGPVSRSRAPGFDIGKDPMDAPLSSKVGLVTRGERTARAVDDRVVQVRVVYGDGRRRVCVVNSLGDHVEEERTSVLYLCQVVAREGDVIQTGYEPVGGAAGLELLDETPPEEVAETAARRAVMMLGARKAPGGTMTVVLSSEAGGTMVHEAIGHGLEADLAGQGLSVYSGRMGEEVASPLVTVIDDATIPYKRGSFFFDDEASPARRTVLVEKGVLRSYMYDRLNAMRYGAASTGNGRRQSYRHRPIPRMTNTLIAPGETPPRDILASVDRGLYVKKMGGGQVNTVNGDFVFEVTEGYLIENGEAGEPVRGATLTGNGPEILTKIDMVGSDLGYGIGTCGKDAQGVPVSDAQPTLRIPEITVGGEAPVK, via the coding sequence ATGCTCACCGACGGTTTCGACCCCGGCAGGGTCCTGCGGACCGCGCTCGCCTCGGGAGGCGAGTTCGCCGAGATATACGCCGAAGAGACGCTCAACACCTCCATCGTCTGCGAGGAGGAGAAGATAGAGAAGGTCGTCTCGGGCCGCGAGCGCGGCTGCGGCGTGCGGGTCATAGCGGGACTCAAGACCTTCTACGCCTTCACAGACGACCTTACGGAAGAGGGGCTCGTCGAGACGGCCCGCGTGGTGGCCGCGGCGGTGCGTTCGGGAGAGCAGGCGGGGGAGCTCGGACCGGTGAGCAGGAGCCGCGCCCCGGGATTCGACATCGGGAAAGACCCCATGGACGCCCCCCTTTCGTCGAAGGTCGGACTCGTCACCCGCGGCGAGAGGACGGCGAGGGCCGTGGACGACCGGGTCGTGCAGGTGCGGGTCGTATACGGCGACGGCCGCCGCCGCGTTTGCGTGGTGAATTCGCTTGGAGACCACGTGGAGGAGGAGCGCACGAGCGTGCTCTATCTCTGTCAGGTCGTGGCCCGCGAGGGCGACGTCATCCAGACGGGCTACGAGCCCGTTGGAGGCGCCGCCGGTCTCGAGCTTCTCGACGAGACCCCGCCCGAAGAGGTGGCCGAGACGGCGGCCCGCCGGGCCGTCATGATGCTCGGCGCGCGCAAGGCCCCGGGCGGCACCATGACCGTCGTGCTCTCGAGCGAGGCCGGCGGAACCATGGTCCACGAGGCCATAGGCCACGGTCTCGAGGCCGATCTCGCTGGCCAGGGGCTCTCGGTCTACTCGGGCAGGATGGGCGAAGAGGTCGCCTCGCCCCTTGTCACGGTCATCGACGACGCCACCATACCGTACAAGCGGGGCTCCTTCTTCTTCGACGACGAGGCGAGCCCGGCCCGGCGCACCGTGCTCGTGGAAAAGGGCGTGCTCCGCAGCTACATGTACGACAGACTCAACGCCATGCGCTACGGGGCGGCCTCGACGGGCAACGGCCGCCGCCAGTCCTACCGCCACCGTCCCATCCCGCGCATGACCAACACGCTCATAGCGCCGGGCGAGACCCCTCCACGGGATATCCTCGCCTCGGTGGACAGGGGACTTTACGTCAAGAAGATGGGCGGAGGCCAGGTCAATACCGTGAACGGCGACTTCGTCTTCGAGGTGACGGAAGGCTACCTCATAGAGAACGGAGAGGCGGGCGAACCGGTGCGGGGCGCTACGCTCACGGGCAACGGCCCCGAGATACTCACAAAGATCGACATGGTGGGCTCGGACCTCGGCTACGGCATCGGCACCTGCGGCAAGGACGCCCAGGGCGTGCCCGTCTCCGACGCCCAGCCCACACTGCGCATACCGGAGATAACGGTCGGCGGCGAAGCCCCGGTGAAATGA